The window CTAAGTACACTGGGCTGAGCCAAAAATTTGTATGTATACTAATACTAATGGAAAGATAAAAGCATATTAGAATGGGAGAGTGACAAGTTTCGGCGAGTTAAGGCGATTAATGTGATTGACAACGTTCTTTTTTCAAAGGACCATTCTATCCAATGTCTCAAAGTTTAATTCGTAAGTGACGAAGCTATTAATTAAAAagctaattttaaaaactttccgTGAAGGTCAAGAAATAAGAAAGGTGCAATTAAATCGTTATCTATTCTTCAAATCAAGAATAAGATCCATCACAAATTGTCCAGACCGCTAGTTTTtacatttctttaaaataaaaatgcaaacataAAATTCGTAGGTGTTGAAATCTCCATACTAATAACACAAAGTCAGGAAATGCTACACGGCCGCTGTGATGTGCAGATTTCTGTAGATATCAGCGAGATAACAAATAgtcacaaaataatttcaatatttaaCCATGTTTCAAAATAACTTTGTTTATATCGAATATATATATGGTGTGGATAAATAATTCGATAATTATTAGTGTCTTTCTGATCTATCATCTCCAGCGACAGCAgcattttattcaaatttacCTTTGTgtggagaaaaaaatatttagagagAATTGTAAGAGGATTCGTATCCTGGAATGTTTTTATCTTATGGCAAAAGTTAGACTTGTATTAGATTTATAAGCAATGATTTGACCCTGACACTTTTATCATTTTGTTCCATTGGAAAAATCAAAGACtcgtgtttttataaaaaagaattgtgTTGTGTATTCCCATGGAGGTAGAAATAAAGAAGGATATTGAACTAGTTTTAGTGCCCATAAACTGCTATTCAAATTGTTATTGTTTCGGCATCCTTTTGATATCCATGCGCGATGCGCGTTTTACAggatttttacaaaataacatTACGTAATCCTTTATCGGGTCATTTGTCTTCGTACATAAAAACGTGCTTTTTTAAGTACGTTGTTTATCGTTCTTTTCTCCTCAGCTTTTTTTCTTGCGTTTTCTTTTAACAAAAAGCACTAGATACGAAAGGACAAGCGATATTTTAAGGCACAATGCTGcccaaccccccccccccccctggatTGACAGAACCATACCTTTACATGGTAAAATATAACTTTCCTCAGTCTCGCGACGAAGACAAATTTTCTTGAGCCGGGGGTCTTCATTAGCCTTAAtcccatttttttaataacttcttaAGCATACcgttttaattatttaaatttggtgactttctattatttttagtaGCTTCAGGAcagttgaaaaacattttcatatgaCGTTTGTTTGTTGGCACAGTAGCTCATCGGATAACAGACTGTCTGAAAAGAAGTCTTGAAATATCCTTGCCAACGTCATGTTTTATTTAGCCATTTTATGTTATAATCCAGTAATTACACatccaaaaatgttattttttattctaacGTTAATTTTTACTGTTATGAAGATCGGAGGTATAAGATGACGTCATCTTGGACTAACAAGACGCcattcaaaattttttattctaattttGCTCCACTTTGCAAACATACGTGCGCAGTTTTGTCTCCTCCATCAATCACAAACCCCCCTCCCCCGTCCATACAGAGGGTCCAAAGAGCCCGGACTGAATAGGTTTCATAATGAACATCTAGCCTATGTAAAACAAACGCAGCGATATCGAAATTTTGCTATCCATAATTTGGTGATTAAAATGCAAATATATCTTTAATGGTATTTTTTTTCTCCGCAAAACGTgccttgtgtttttttattagatatTGGAGATTTTCTGCTTTCTTTGAGCAAATTAATTATCGCGCGTAAAATATTGTTTATGATATGTCAAGtaaatttgcttttttaatatACCACCAGTATACACCAGTATGCAAGTTATAATTTAGccttcattttttgtttttaatacttCCTATTAAATTTTCTGATAATTAAATATCTTTATCTTTTTCAAAAAACCACGATATAATGTTTTGCATTGCATGTGTTTGCAATTATGTATATCAAGAGACCTATTCGTATATTTATACATTGTTTATTGCAGAACTTAAAATGAGAAGGTATATTTAGATATATACAATGCGGTATTCTTTCTCTCTGTTTATCTATTCTAGCTATCTAACCTCCTAGGTTgaaacatacaaaaaaacacATATGATATgatcaaagaaagaaaattttaaatttcagttCATTTCGTGTTGTGCCTCCTCAACTGTGTAGACATTCCCCACTTTAGCCTTTTTTCGATATATCCCAAtaactatataaataaaaaccaaTATCGCCCACACACCACACGCCACACTTGCAATAATAAAAGTCTGCCTTGAACCCACGTATTTATATAAACTTCCTCCGCCGATATTTGCGATGACGAAAGAAGCTCCAAAGTATAGAGAGTTCATAATTCCGTACATGGTAGCCAATATAGCTGGAGAACTAATCATTCGTGTGTGTTCGACGCAAGCTGCGATAAATGCAGCAAAACCTATCCCATGCGTCAATTGGGTAGGAAGGACAAGCCATGGGTTATACGTGCATGCATAACAAAAGAAACGAATGCACCAAATAAAACAAGCAAAGCAAAGTAGATTCATAGTTCCTCCAACTACTTTAATGATTTTAGCTGCACATATAAAGCCTAATAATCCAAATACAGCAGCCACAGTAATGGACAGTCCCATTAGAATCTGGGGGCTATccaattcttttaaaaacacaaagagAAAACTCACGTAAAACGCATGTACTGTTCCACCAAAGAGCACAGTTACGAGAAAGAATAAAGTGTCAGGTTTGCACAACGTTGTTCGTAATATACCACGAACTTCGCCTTTTTCTTTTGCATTTGGAGTACTGAATTTTATTCCTTTGAATAAGATGTTTGAAATAACAGCTAAACTGCTGGTGAAAAACAGATAAACGCAAAATAATCCACTATAACATGTTACTTTTAACGATGGGAAATTATCAATCACTATACTTGACAAAAGGGCTCCCCCTCCATATCCTATTGCTCCAAAGTATCGTTGATTTCCAAATTTGGGCTGGTTTGGCGATGCTAGAACTCTGCGCATTACTCCTGTGTCCATAAAACTTTGTGTACTTCCGTCAAAGAAGGATGCTACAATGTTAATTGACAACATGGTGTAAAAAAGATGATCCTCATTAAAGTTACCTTTCATGGGTTGTCCTATTGTTTCATTTAATGTTCTATTCATTTTATCGTTAAAGGTTTGGTTTATAAATATTTCAAGATTACTGTTAGTAGGGCACTTTTGTTTCTCCTGATCACCTACAAGTAGACTTAGGAAGGGTTGAGAACACATTGTGGCAACAGCAATTACGCAAAGAAACGTAACCGTGAAACGATAGGCTTGTTTTCGATCAGCTAAATAACCCCAAAACGGCGAACCAATCAAATAGCCAATATACCGCATTCCGTTAATTTGTCCAGCGCGGCTCGAATCCAAGCCAAtactttcaaaaaacaaaatcatcaaAGGGATGTAACATGATTGTTTTGCATTCTCAAATAAATATGCAACTTTACATATGATCATGTCTCGATCTATCGCATACCATTTTGGTGTCGTTTTATCTTCGGAAGACTCCATTCTCTACACGTCCCTTAAGTGTACTAAAGCTCATACATGTCCGTTAAAGTTTTTAATACGATTAATTTTAATTACGGCATGCATGCGTATAGCAAAACCATGTATGGTTCTCTAATTATCGTTTGAACCTGTTTTATGATCTCCTGGACTCCATAATATTTACTCTCGAGACCTTTTTGTGGAAATTAGAATTAGTGGTTTCTTGATGAACTAAAAAGCACGAGCTTGATATTTTTGCGAGCTGATATGTTTCGTCCCACActtctttttaaaacataatcgttctgaaaattgcAACACAGCCATGTGAAAACAAAAGTGCGCGAGCACTTAACGTGATTTTATTACCAATTTGTTCTCTGCTCTCAGTAACAAATAATCATAAAAAACATGGCTGTTCATGCGGTGAATTTAAAGAGAAACAAAGTTTCTTAAACACCGATTTTGGCAGCCTACATTGCTTGTTAAAAGCCAGTTTCTACCCTTTTAATGTATAAATTCTGGTTCAAGTTAGATTATGTGGAATACAAAAATAGctggcatttttttaaaaattcgaagGAATAATTAAATTAGAGGTAATTGAAAATATGTGGTACACACCAGAAGGAGAGCGGTTATTTAATCATAACATTATAAAATGGTTTATGGATTAGTAatgttaataaattttatttggctTCACGCATGCTAAAATTGCGTTGACTCGATAGCATGCGTAATGTATGTGGGTATAACTTAAGGCCGTCGAAACCGACCACCGAGAGAAGGAAACTCTTAATACTAATTTTATACGCCGTCATTTGGGCAGGGCGGCGCGCACGAGTGTTATCCTGATTTCTTTAGAACTCTGTCgtaaattttagaaatttaagCTTGCAGAAACACATCTTGATTTCTttgaaactaatttttaatagCGATTTACACCAGTACACCATAGTTAATTCCGCCTCTGTTATTGAGATAAAAGTGATTCAACCATTTCAAAAATTCCATTTTAGTCAATCGCAGAACGAAAAATGCGTCAGTCTGTTCTCTGTTTATGTGGTTTTGTCATAGTGTCTTGCACGGAAGTCCCTACAAATAAACTTTAAGCACCAACTTCGTCtctagggcatcttgtatcttttctgacatcgggacggcgatacgaacagaaaaaagagacaacaggcgctgggagcGAGGTTGTTTGAgcactaaatatttttattttacaacagATATTAATTTATTAAGTATAAAGTAATTTATACATTTCGTAATCAGAGGCAGCCTTcctaaagaaacaaacaaaatgaaatCAGGAAAAGTCGTATAGTTGCCATATGGTTACATTAAAGTATTATCTGAGAATTTCGACTCTTTTTTCGATATTGGACGTCACCTTACATAGATACAGGACTTGCCTAATACGGTTTAAAATGATGCCACACAAGTTTGAATATCTTTCTTGTGTAATAACGCCAGTTAAAATCATAATTAAGGGTTCCGACTGGTAATTAAACTGTCAGTTATTATCTTTGTTTTATCTCTTTGATATTAGCCgtattctgtttgtttgtttagaaTATACACGAAAAGTTTATAGGCGTAACATTTATCACTGATTGACAAATTTACGAATAGCACAACTTTCTCGTTTGTTTTCCTGTTGGTCAAACCAATGGCAAAGCACTTTCGGTCTTCCTTTCTTAAAAATGTTCGGTGGCAGCTTGATGAAAGAGAatccttatttaaaaatgtttttctgagACAATACTCTTTGCAGGGAGTGGTATAGACTATGGTACTTACAGTTAAAATCTAAATCGTGTTTATATTCAAATGGCTTCGATTCAACAAGGGTTTTAACATCCTTCTTGCCACAAAGGGTGTTTGAAACAGTTGAGCTGAATAAAATACAAACATTGTAATTAAgtaaacaaattatttaaaaggaGCAACtgctattatatttttatattattatatttggAGTTTGTTTCTAAATCTCAAGGAAAACTGTTTTTGTCGTATTTCGCGCGACGGCAACGTCTTTGCTACCATATTGATCCTACAAAACAGATGAATTCATACATTTCCTTCCTGTTACATTGTCACTCCGTTATGATCCAAACATATTAGCACTGAACAGAATACCTCTTGCCTGTATTTGTCCAAGTTTAGGTAACTTCGCTTTCACTacaacatataaaaattaagattaccTATATTTCGGACATCTTGCAGAGTAATCTTTTGTTTTATGCTAACAGGCAAACATTGTTAGTTAATAAATCAAGTAATGGTAGTAGCgagtagtttatttatttatttatcaatatttatacaggatattgAACAacctgtttaaaaaatatatagctaaaaattagtaaatatttgattaaaatctaaataaaaacgCTAAAAAATGATTGAGTGTGGACACAAACTTTGAGTAAAGACGCTCCTCAAATAGGACACAtctagaaaacaaagaaacaaactttCATAACATACACCTAAATATAGTATtgcttcaatttctttttaaatttacataacatttttcttttctaatgtcTAATGGCAACTTGTTGTATGTACCCATGTTATAAAAACCACTTTTTGCAACTTCTAATTTAACTTTTGGCAAGCGTAATGATAACTGCTTATTCCGTGTAACCCTTTCGTGATTCATCAACTCGAAGTAACTGTTGAAGCTGCTACAACTCACTCCGTCAATACATCTACGAACTACGCAACACACATTTCTTATTATCGTACTTTTGATTGTTGTAACGTTTGCAATTTTCGTGACATTTCTCGCTCTGTTGTCCAGAGACACAAGCTCTTTTCTGATGTTATCAGGAAATAACGTTGCAGCTAACTTCTTGCCATTTTCGGTGAATTTTTCTACTACAATCCCGgacataacatttttgaaaaatgatagtttttTGGCCATTTATCGAAATAACAAAACCGCATCGCATGACGAAAGCTCCGGAGTCGAAAGGCTGTGAAAGTTTACATAGAGAGATGTGTAGGGTGGGTAAAGATATCTTTATCATATGTTGACCTTTCTTTATTAACTAAATCTACCGTCAACCTTTTACATATTATATGTACTAGCCGGGGAACCCGGCGTCAAAACCCCGGATTAAGCTACAAGTAACTGTGTGACCCGGCGTTGAACGACCGGAGGAGTTCTTAATAAGAGCCCTAATAAGAGCCCTAAACTGTTCCACACATTCAGGTTGAAAGCCCGATATTGTTCGTTAACACTTTTCGGCTTCTTGTCTGGAATTTTCTATACAAGTATTGCTGTGATTTCAGATGTTGACAGACTGGCATGATTTAATAAAACCCTATGATTAAAGTGCTTCTAAGTCCACTTAGTTGGACATAACttcttttgcaaaaattttacATATAGAACTTTTCTTACTTAAAAAAGTGTGCCATAGTAGAACGGTAAAAATTACATGCACATTTTACAGTATTGGTTACAATGATACCAAGCTGTTACAGCTCTTAGAAAATTTCAACTGTTATTACCCgggtaaaagggcggcatcaATATTTCTTAATATCGCGTAATGTGATTGGTTAGAGCTTAAATAGCGGGCAATATTCCACAgtattgcccgctaccatagcaaccgtgtttaaagcTTAAATATTGTAGCATTAacacggaaaaaagtaaacaaaacgcgaaAAATAAGTGAAACTAACTTTTATGTTTTCAAGAATTCTATGTTGCAGCTAcaacaaa is drawn from Hydractinia symbiolongicarpus strain clone_291-10 chromosome 8, HSymV2.1, whole genome shotgun sequence and contains these coding sequences:
- the LOC130654663 gene encoding major facilitator superfamily domain-containing protein 6-like, producing MESSEDKTTPKWYAIDRDMIICKVAYLFENAKQSCYIPLMILFFESIGLDSSRAGQINGMRYIGYLIGSPFWGYLADRKQAYRFTVTFLCVIAVATMCSQPFLSLLVGDQEKQKCPTNSNLEIFINQTFNDKMNRTLNETIGQPMKGNFNEDHLFYTMLSINIVASFFDGSTQSFMDTGVMRRVLASPNQPKFGNQRYFGAIGYGGGALLSSIVIDNFPSLKVTCYSGLFCVYLFFTSSLAVISNILFKGIKFSTPNAKEKGEVRGILRTTLCKPDTLFFLVTVLFGGTVHAFYVSFLFVFLKELDSPQILMGLSITVAAVFGLLGFICAAKIIKVVGGTMNLLCFACFIWCIRFFCYACTYNPWLVLPTQLTHGIGFAAFIAACVEHTRMISSPAILATMYGIMNSLYFGASFVIANIGGGSLYKYVGSRQTFIIASVACGVWAILVFIYIVIGIYRKKAKVGNVYTVEEAQHEMN